Below is a genomic region from Paraburkholderia sp. ZP32-5.
ATTCATCGCCGCAGCACTGGCGAAGACCGATAGCACCGACGCGCGCGGACTTATGGATGAGCGAATGCAAACTGTGAAACTGTCCGCGATGGAATACGCAGAGACATTTGCAGTAACGTTGGATACGGCGTATGAGCAATTGCAGTCCGGGGCCGAAGCACTCCAACAGCCAAAGGTCGTCACTGAAACGCAGACGAGACGTGGAACCGTGCGTGAGGTTCGAAGCTGGGTCATTACCGGAAAATATGCAAAAGGCGAAGGTTCGGTAGAGGTTCGCTGGCATCCTGACTTGGTGCCATTCCTTTTCGGTTTGCGGAAGGAATTCACTACCTACAAGCTGAAGCACGCAGCCGCGTTCCGTTCAATCTATTCATGGCGTATTT
It encodes:
- a CDS encoding replication initiation protein; translated protein: MKKTLTAKPNSQTSLSNRQVTMANAVTRAAHGLSLPEKRFIAAALAKTDSTDARGLMDERMQTVKLSAMEYAETFAVTLDTAYEQLQSGAEALQQPKVVTETQTRRGTVREVRSWVITGKYAKGEGSVEVRWHPDLVPFLFGLRKEFTTYKLKHAAAFRSIYSWRIFECLKSWQGAGRWTPTITEFQDAMDASPTYRANFKALRERVIEPAVKELREKNGLIVEWEPVKSGRKVTGLRFEFAPDPQGTLLF